A single window of Neisseria chenwenguii DNA harbors:
- a CDS encoding GNAT family N-acetyltransferase — protein sequence MNASHPQTLVVHPLKAENREWFIRSLQQAFRQAFQDELAENEEIISREEIETCMQGERAQYLQIEAGGSMVGGAVVNINPQTKHNGLELFFICSSRHGQGFGQQAWKLIEQRYPQTRVWETHTPYFEKRNIHFYLKCGFKIVEFYAEQNPAPDKPGNGSHAVPDEMFRFEKEMK from the coding sequence ATGAACGCATCCCATCCGCAAACGCTCGTTGTTCATCCACTCAAGGCAGAAAACCGCGAATGGTTTATCCGCTCCCTCCAGCAGGCATTCCGTCAGGCATTTCAAGATGAGTTGGCGGAAAACGAAGAAATCATCAGCCGCGAAGAAATCGAAACCTGTATGCAGGGCGAACGGGCGCAATACCTGCAGATTGAAGCCGGTGGCAGCATGGTCGGCGGCGCGGTGGTCAACATCAACCCGCAAACGAAGCATAACGGGCTGGAACTGTTTTTCATCTGCAGCAGCCGGCACGGCCAAGGCTTCGGACAACAGGCTTGGAAACTGATTGAGCAACGCTATCCGCAAACACGGGTATGGGAAACGCATACGCCCTATTTCGAAAAACGCAATATTCATTTCTATTTGAAATGCGGCTTTAAAATCGTGGAATTTTATGCCGAGCAAAATCCGGCTCCCGACAAACCGGGCAACGGCAGCCATGCCGTGCCTGACGAAATGTTCCGCTTTGAAAAGGAAATGAAATAA
- the purL gene encoding phosphoribosylformylglycinamidine synthase: protein MSVVLPLRGVAALSDFRVEKLLKKAAALGLPEVEFSSEFWYFAASASTLDVAAVEKLQALLDAQAAQTPAASDGLHLFLITPRIGTISPWASKATDIARNCGLSEIERIERGTAVWLKGRLNDGQKQQWAALLHDRMTESVLPDFQTASALFAHPEAQTFDTVDILGGGKDALLKANTEMGLALSPDEIDYLVENYQDLNRNPSDVELMMFAQANSEHCRHKIFNADFILNGEKQPKSLFRMIRDTHEAHPAGTVVAYKDNASVIEGAKIERFYPRAGENQAYRFSEEDTHILMKVETHNHPTAIAPFAGAATGAGGEIRDEGATGRGSRPKAGLTGFTVSNLNIPELPQPWEKPYGKPGHIASPLDIMIEGPIGGAAFNNEFGRPNLLGYFRTFEEKIDGQVRGYHKPIMIAGGLGNIQAQQTHKDEIPEGALLIQLGGPGMLIGLGGGAASSMDTGTNDASLDFNSVQRGNPEIERRAQEVIDRCWQLGDKNPIISIHDVGAGGLSNAFPELVNDAGRGAKFKLRDVPLEEHGLTPLQIWCNESQERYVLSVLEKDLDTFRAICERERCPFAVVGTATDDGHLQVRDDLFDNNPVDLPLNVLLGKPPKTTRNDKTVSRENTAFVSDGIDLTEAAYRVLSLPAVAAKNFLITIGDRSVGGMTHRDQMVGKYQTPVADCAVTMMGFNTHQGEAMSMGEKPAVALFDAPASGRMCVGEAITNIAAVNIGDMGNIKLSANWMAACGTEGEDEKLYRTVEATSQICQALGLSIPVGKDSLSMKTVWQDGAEQKSVVSPLSLIISAFAPVKDVRKTVTPELKNMDDSVLLAIDLGFGRARMGGSALSQVYNRMTGESPDIEAGRLKAFYEVIQQLVAEDKLLAYHDRSDGGLFATLAEMAFAARCGLDLDIGSLTGATFAALYPEIIAAKSLTPQQPGTELPWEEELAAEWNNALTCALFNEELGAVVQIRSQDSEAFQTACADAGLGDAVSELGRISSGNGICLRDGSEILFSADRTDLQKTWQQTSHAIQKLRDNPACADSEFALIGDDERSALFADLTFDVNENPAAPFVNSGAKPKIAVLREQGVNGQIEMAAAFTQAGFDAYDVHMSDLMSGRVNLETFQMLAACGGFSYGDVLGAGEGWAKSILFHPALREQFAAFFANPNTLTLGVCNGCQMVSNLAEIIPGASAWPKFKRNESEQFEARLSMVHVPKSASLILNEMQGSSLPVVVSHGEGRADFALKGGQVPADLGIALQYVDGLNQVTQTYPLNPNGSPQGIAGVTNADGRVTIMMPHPERVFRAAQMSWKPESWTEQSGWARLFAGARKALG from the coding sequence ATGTCCGTCGTTCTGCCCCTGCGCGGTGTTGCCGCACTCTCCGATTTCCGTGTTGAAAAACTGCTGAAAAAAGCCGCCGCGCTCGGTCTGCCCGAGGTGGAATTTTCCAGCGAATTCTGGTATTTCGCCGCGTCCGCCTCGACTTTGGACGTTGCGGCGGTGGAAAAGCTGCAAGCCCTGCTGGATGCGCAGGCGGCGCAAACACCGGCGGCTTCAGACGGCCTGCACCTTTTCCTGATTACCCCGCGCATCGGCACGATTTCGCCGTGGGCTTCCAAAGCGACGGATATTGCGCGCAACTGCGGCCTGTCTGAAATCGAGCGCATTGAGCGCGGGACGGCGGTTTGGCTCAAAGGCCGTCTGAACGACGGACAGAAACAGCAGTGGGCGGCGCTTTTGCACGACCGCATGACCGAATCCGTGCTGCCGGATTTTCAGACGGCCTCCGCGCTGTTCGCCCACCCCGAAGCGCAAACCTTTGACACGGTGGACATTCTCGGCGGCGGCAAAGACGCGCTGCTCAAGGCCAACACGGAAATGGGCCTGGCGCTTTCGCCCGACGAAATCGACTATCTCGTTGAAAACTATCAGGATTTGAACCGCAACCCCAGCGACGTGGAGCTGATGATGTTCGCGCAGGCCAATTCCGAGCACTGCCGCCACAAAATCTTCAATGCCGACTTCATCTTAAACGGCGAAAAGCAGCCCAAATCGCTGTTCCGCATGATACGCGACACCCACGAAGCGCACCCCGCAGGCACGGTGGTGGCCTATAAGGACAACGCTTCGGTCATCGAAGGCGCGAAAATCGAGCGTTTCTACCCGCGCGCGGGCGAAAACCAGGCCTACCGTTTCAGCGAAGAAGACACCCACATCCTGATGAAGGTGGAAACCCACAACCACCCCACCGCTATCGCCCCGTTTGCGGGCGCGGCCACGGGCGCGGGCGGCGAAATCCGCGACGAAGGCGCAACGGGGCGCGGTTCCCGCCCCAAAGCCGGCTTGACGGGCTTCACCGTGTCCAACCTCAACATCCCCGAACTGCCGCAGCCGTGGGAAAAACCCTACGGCAAACCCGGCCACATCGCTTCGCCTTTGGACATCATGATTGAAGGCCCCATCGGCGGCGCGGCATTCAACAACGAATTCGGCCGCCCTAATCTCTTGGGCTATTTCCGCACCTTTGAAGAAAAAATCGACGGCCAAGTGCGCGGCTACCACAAGCCGATTATGATTGCCGGCGGTTTGGGCAACATTCAGGCGCAGCAAACGCATAAGGACGAAATCCCCGAAGGCGCATTACTGATTCAGCTCGGCGGCCCGGGCATGCTCATCGGTCTCGGCGGCGGTGCGGCTTCGTCTATGGACACCGGCACCAACGACGCTTCTTTGGACTTCAACTCCGTGCAGCGCGGCAACCCCGAAATCGAACGGCGCGCGCAGGAAGTCATCGACCGCTGCTGGCAGCTCGGCGACAAAAATCCGATTATCTCGATTCACGACGTGGGCGCAGGCGGCTTGTCGAACGCGTTCCCCGAATTGGTCAACGACGCAGGCCGCGGCGCGAAATTCAAGCTGCGCGACGTGCCGCTGGAAGAACACGGCTTAACGCCGCTGCAAATCTGGTGTAACGAATCGCAAGAGCGTTATGTATTGTCGGTTTTGGAAAAAGATTTGGACACCTTCCGCGCCATCTGCGAACGCGAACGCTGCCCGTTTGCCGTGGTCGGCACGGCCACCGACGACGGCCATTTGCAGGTGCGCGACGATTTGTTCGACAACAATCCGGTCGATTTGCCGCTGAACGTATTGCTCGGCAAACCGCCTAAAACCACCCGCAACGACAAAACGGTCAGCCGCGAAAACACCGCTTTTGTTTCAGACGGCATCGACCTTACCGAAGCCGCCTACCGCGTCTTGAGCCTGCCTGCCGTGGCCGCCAAAAACTTCCTGATTACCATCGGCGACCGCAGCGTCGGCGGCATGACCCACCGCGACCAGATGGTCGGCAAATACCAAACGCCCGTGGCCGACTGCGCCGTGACCATGATGGGTTTCAACACCCATCAAGGCGAAGCGATGTCCATGGGCGAAAAGCCGGCCGTCGCCCTGTTTGACGCGCCTGCTTCCGGCCGCATGTGCGTCGGCGAAGCGATTACCAACATCGCCGCCGTCAACATCGGCGACATGGGCAACATCAAACTCTCCGCCAACTGGATGGCCGCCTGCGGCACCGAAGGCGAAGACGAAAAACTCTACCGCACGGTAGAAGCCACTTCGCAAATCTGCCAAGCCTTGGGTTTGAGCATTCCCGTGGGCAAAGATTCGCTATCGATGAAAACCGTATGGCAGGACGGCGCGGAACAAAAATCCGTGGTCTCTCCTTTGAGCCTGATTATTTCCGCGTTCGCCCCTGTTAAAGATGTGCGCAAAACCGTTACGCCCGAGCTGAAAAATATGGACGACAGCGTATTGCTGGCGATTGACTTGGGCTTCGGCCGCGCCCGTATGGGCGGCTCGGCTCTCAGTCAGGTTTACAACCGAATGACAGGCGAAAGTCCCGACATCGAAGCAGGCCGTCTGAAAGCATTTTACGAAGTGATTCAGCAGCTTGTCGCCGAAGACAAACTCTTGGCCTACCACGACCGCAGCGACGGCGGCCTGTTTGCGACTCTGGCGGAGATGGCGTTTGCGGCGCGTTGCGGTCTGGATTTGGACATCGGCAGCCTGACCGGTGCGACGTTTGCCGCACTCTATCCTGAAATCATCGCGGCAAAATCGCTCACGCCGCAACAGCCCGGAACCGAACTGCCGTGGGAAGAGGAATTGGCCGCCGAGTGGAACAACGCCTTGACCTGCGCATTGTTTAACGAAGAACTCGGTGCCGTTGTCCAAATCCGCAGCCAAGACAGCGAAGCCTTTCAGACGGCCTGTGCCGACGCAGGTTTAGGCGACGCGGTTTCCGAACTGGGACGTATCAGCAGCGGAAACGGCATCTGCCTGCGCGACGGTTCGGAAATCCTGTTCTCCGCCGACCGCACCGACCTGCAAAAAACTTGGCAGCAAACCAGCCACGCGATTCAGAAGTTGCGCGACAACCCGGCCTGCGCCGACAGCGAGTTTGCCTTAATCGGCGATGACGAACGCAGCGCATTGTTTGCCGATTTGACCTTCGACGTGAACGAAAACCCCGCCGCACCGTTTGTCAACAGCGGCGCGAAACCGAAAATCGCCGTCCTGCGCGAACAGGGCGTGAACGGCCAAATCGAAATGGCCGCCGCCTTTACCCAAGCCGGTTTCGACGCATATGACGTGCATATGTCCGACCTGATGAGCGGCCGCGTGAATCTGGAGACTTTCCAAATGCTGGCGGCCTGCGGCGGTTTCAGCTACGGCGACGTGCTCGGCGCGGGCGAAGGCTGGGCGAAATCGATTCTGTTCCACCCCGCATTGCGCGAGCAGTTTGCCGCGTTCTTTGCCAATCCGAACACGCTGACTTTGGGCGTGTGCAACGGCTGCCAAATGGTGAGCAATTTGGCCGAAATCATCCCGGGCGCGTCCGCATGGCCGAAGTTCAAGCGCAACGAGAGCGAACAGTTCGAAGCGCGCCTGAGCATGGTTCACGTGCCGAAATCGGCTTCGCTGATTCTGAACGAAATGCAGGGCAGCAGCCTGCCGGTGGTGGTCAGCCACGGCGAGGGCCGCGCCGACTTTGCCTTGAAAGGCGGCCAAGTGCCTGCCGATTTGGGCATTGCGCTGCAATACGTCGACGGCCTGAACCAAGTCACGCAAACCTACCCGCTCAACCCGAACGGCTCGCCGCAAGGCATCGCGGGTGTCACCAACGCCGACGGCCGCGTGACCATCATGATGCCGCACCCCGAACGCGTGTTCCGCGCCGCGCAGATGAGCTGGAAACCCGAAAGCTGGACGGAGCAGTCCGGCTGGGCACGCCTGTTCGCCGGCGCGCGTAAGGCTTTGGGCTGA
- a CDS encoding ATP-binding cassette domain-containing protein: MIELKNLTLQRGLKVLLDKASTVINPGWRVGLIGKNGTGKSSLFALLKGGISADGGDVLIPKHWKLAAVAQETPALDVSALDYVLQGDADLQHFQTALAQAEAQNDGMKQAEYHAKLEEIDAYTAPARAAKLLSGLGFYQEEHAKPVKAFSGGWRMRLNLAQALMCRADLLLLDEPTNHLDLETVLWLENHLAGLPCTQIIISHDRDFLNAATTQTLELSGQKLTQYSGNYDFYQTERARRLAQQQAAYTKQQNQIKHLQSFIDRFKAKATKATQAQSRIKELAKLERIAPAHLDSEFAFEFEQPAHLPNPLLKLDKADLGYGKTVVLHDLSLSLESGARYGLLGVNGSGKSTFIKALAGELDLLSGQIVRSDKLNIGYFAQHQLDTLRDDQSPIRHIQQLSPEVREQEIRNFLGGFNFVGDAALQKIAPFSGGEKARLALAMIVWQKPNLLLLDEPTNHLDLDMRHALTLALQSFQGALIVVSHDRSLLEATTDSFLLIDKGRLKTFDGDLEDYRRYRLAQENAAAAPAASAQSQSRKDTKRIEAQIRQEKAKRGKSLQQNIDRAEKEIARLSEVQTACEAFLAQEDAYSDENKAKLQEILARLTETKVKLQQLEENWLEWQEELEQVFARIDAEFA, from the coding sequence ATGATCGAACTCAAAAACCTTACCCTGCAACGCGGCCTGAAAGTGTTGCTCGACAAAGCAAGCACCGTTATCAATCCGGGCTGGCGCGTTGGTCTCATCGGCAAAAACGGCACGGGAAAATCCAGCCTGTTTGCGCTGCTGAAAGGCGGAATCAGTGCCGACGGCGGCGATGTGCTGATTCCGAAACATTGGAAACTGGCGGCGGTCGCGCAGGAAACTCCCGCGCTGGATGTTTCAGCGCTGGATTATGTGTTGCAGGGCGACGCGGATTTGCAGCATTTTCAGACGGCCTTAGCCCAAGCCGAAGCGCAAAACGACGGCATGAAGCAGGCCGAATATCATGCCAAGCTGGAAGAAATCGATGCTTACACCGCACCCGCGCGCGCAGCCAAATTATTGAGCGGACTGGGTTTTTACCAAGAAGAACACGCCAAGCCCGTCAAAGCCTTTTCCGGCGGCTGGCGGATGCGCCTCAATCTGGCGCAGGCGCTGATGTGCCGCGCCGATTTGCTGCTCTTGGACGAGCCGACCAACCACTTGGATCTGGAAACCGTGTTGTGGTTGGAAAATCACTTGGCCGGCCTGCCGTGCACCCAAATCATCATTTCCCACGACCGCGATTTTCTCAACGCTGCCACAACCCAAACGCTTGAATTGTCAGGGCAAAAACTGACCCAATACAGCGGCAACTACGATTTCTACCAAACCGAACGCGCCCGCCGGCTGGCGCAACAGCAAGCGGCTTATACCAAACAGCAGAATCAAATCAAACACTTACAGTCGTTTATCGACCGTTTCAAAGCCAAAGCCACCAAAGCCACGCAGGCGCAGAGCCGCATCAAGGAGCTGGCCAAACTTGAGCGCATCGCGCCCGCACATCTCGACAGCGAATTTGCGTTTGAATTCGAACAGCCTGCGCATCTGCCCAACCCCTTGTTAAAACTCGATAAAGCGGATTTGGGCTACGGGAAAACCGTCGTTTTGCACGACCTGAGCCTGTCACTCGAAAGCGGCGCACGCTACGGCCTTTTAGGCGTCAACGGCAGCGGTAAATCCACATTTATCAAAGCCTTGGCGGGCGAACTGGATTTGCTCTCAGGTCAGATTGTCCGCAGCGACAAACTCAACATCGGCTATTTCGCCCAACACCAGCTCGACACCCTGCGCGACGACCAAAGCCCGATCCGGCACATCCAGCAGCTTTCGCCCGAAGTGCGCGAGCAGGAAATCCGTAACTTCCTCGGTGGCTTCAATTTCGTCGGCGATGCGGCCCTGCAGAAAATCGCGCCGTTTTCCGGCGGCGAAAAAGCGCGTCTGGCTTTAGCGATGATTGTGTGGCAGAAGCCCAACCTGCTGCTTTTGGACGAACCGACCAACCACCTCGATTTGGATATGCGCCACGCGCTCACGCTGGCTTTGCAGAGTTTTCAGGGCGCGCTGATTGTCGTTTCCCACGATCGCAGTCTGCTCGAAGCCACCACCGACAGCTTCCTGCTCATCGACAAAGGCCGTCTGAAAACCTTTGACGGCGATTTGGAAGACTACCGCCGCTATCGCCTCGCGCAGGAAAACGCCGCCGCTGCGCCCGCCGCATCCGCGCAAAGCCAGAGCCGCAAAGACACCAAGCGCATCGAAGCGCAAATCCGCCAGGAAAAAGCCAAACGCGGCAAATCCTTGCAGCAGAATATCGACCGCGCCGAAAAAGAAATCGCCCGCTTAAGCGAAGTTCAGACGGCCTGTGAAGCATTTTTGGCACAGGAAGACGCCTATTCCGACGAAAATAAGGCCAAATTGCAGGAGATACTCGCTCGGTTGACAGAAACTAAAGTAAAATTGCAGCAGTTGGAAGAAAACTGGCTGGAATGGCAGGAAGAATTAGAACAGGTGTTCGCCCGAATCGACGCCGAATTTGCCTGA
- a CDS encoding DUF4124 domain-containing protein — MKQTLKPSACAFFAALALSQPLAAAAAVYSCTDVAGKTVYTAEANGGCKSESLRGISSYKGGEYRLESSSDKPAKARKSKAKPKADKPKKAKKTAGNAEKSDRPSEKGRGFRTFSSKK, encoded by the coding sequence ATGAAACAGACACTCAAACCAAGCGCCTGCGCCTTCTTCGCCGCGCTTGCCCTCAGCCAGCCGCTCGCCGCGGCTGCTGCCGTTTACAGCTGCACCGACGTGGCAGGCAAAACAGTCTATACCGCCGAAGCCAACGGCGGCTGCAAAAGCGAATCCCTGCGCGGCATCAGCAGCTACAAAGGCGGCGAATACCGGCTGGAAAGCAGTTCGGACAAACCCGCCAAAGCGCGCAAAAGCAAAGCGAAACCCAAAGCCGACAAACCCAAAAAAGCCAAAAAAACAGCCGGAAATGCTGAAAAATCAGACAGGCCGTCTGAGAAAGGGCGCGGCTTCCGCACATTTTCAAGCAAGAAATAA
- a CDS encoding tRNA dihydrouridine synthase, whose amino-acid sequence MQLILAPMQGLVDDVMRDLLTRIGGFDECVSEFVRITHTVHSRQTWLKHIPELARGGKTPAGVPCTVQLLGSDAENMTVNALEAVRFGAAKIDLNFGCPAPTVNKHQGGAVLLKEPERIFQIVKALRQALPETVPLTAKMRLGYENTNCALECAAAIAEGGACGLTVHARTKIQGYEPPAHWDWIRRIREAVAIPVTANGDVFTLEDYQDIKAASGCQSVMLGRGSVIRPDLARQIKQFERGETAVSADFAEIAGWIRLFFDLCLAKEADNKYPVARLKQWLGMMKKEFLQAQVLFDEIRTVREADEVKRILENFEKQQFELCR is encoded by the coding sequence ATGCAGCTTATCCTCGCGCCCATGCAAGGCTTGGTGGACGACGTGATGCGCGATTTGCTCACCCGCATCGGCGGTTTCGACGAATGCGTCAGTGAATTTGTCCGCATCACCCACACTGTCCATTCCCGCCAGACTTGGCTCAAACACATCCCCGAACTTGCCCGCGGCGGCAAGACACCCGCAGGCGTGCCGTGTACCGTGCAGCTCTTGGGCAGCGATGCGGAAAACATGACGGTCAACGCGCTGGAAGCCGTGCGCTTCGGCGCGGCAAAAATCGACCTCAACTTCGGCTGCCCTGCGCCTACGGTCAACAAACATCAGGGCGGTGCGGTTTTGCTCAAAGAGCCGGAACGGATTTTCCAAATCGTTAAAGCCCTGCGCCAAGCGCTGCCTGAAACCGTGCCGCTGACCGCCAAAATGAGGCTGGGTTATGAAAACACTAACTGCGCGCTCGAATGCGCCGCCGCCATCGCCGAAGGCGGCGCCTGCGGCCTGACCGTCCACGCCCGAACCAAAATCCAAGGTTACGAACCGCCTGCGCATTGGGACTGGATCCGCCGCATCCGCGAAGCCGTCGCCATTCCCGTTACCGCCAACGGCGACGTATTTACCCTCGAGGATTATCAAGACATCAAAGCCGCCAGCGGCTGCCAAAGCGTCATGCTCGGACGCGGCTCAGTTATCCGCCCCGATTTGGCACGGCAGATCAAGCAGTTTGAACGCGGAGAAACGGCAGTTTCCGCCGATTTCGCCGAAATTGCAGGCTGGATACGGCTGTTTTTCGATTTGTGTCTGGCCAAAGAAGCTGATAACAAATACCCCGTCGCGCGGCTGAAACAATGGCTGGGCATGATGAAAAAAGAATTTTTGCAGGCGCAGGTTTTGTTTGACGAAATCCGCACGGTAAGGGAGGCGGACGAAGTGAAACGGATTCTGGAAAATTTTGAAAAACAGCAGTTTGAATTGTGCCGCTGA
- a CDS encoding glycosyltransferase family 2 protein yields MIQSIPATAAMLVKNSERYLEEVLTALADFDEVLLLDNGSTDRTFDIAKEFPNVSYYKHDFNGFGPMKNLAAKLAQNDWIFSIDSDEIPDAGLIESIREAVAANRENAVYILSRLNHYNGRPIKGCGWYPDIIPRLYHRGFTRFSDRQVHEALVLPPETDKRALDGRLKHYSFENAEGLIRKMQQYSSLYADENRYKKGATPFKALLHGAVSFVKNYFLKRGFAYGSDGLTISVANAQGSYYKYVKLYERNRQITVSLIITTYNRPDALAFVLQSALEQTRLPDEIIVADDGSRRDTAEVVKLFREHTDIPVRHTWRPDDGFRAAEARNRALAVAKSDYIILIDGDMLLHRAFVADHLKHARKGRLIQGSRVLLTEGKTAAILKADSLPKLSVFSDGIEKRSAALRLPPLAAFTARKGNRRHRSIKTCNMAFFRSDALAVNGFDNGYVGWGREDSDFAARCFHNGMKRHNLRFAGIAYHLYHPEAERAALPQNDARLRKTLEQRKIRCEFGVDMFIAKDEEAV; encoded by the coding sequence ATGATTCAAAGCATTCCCGCCACCGCCGCCATGCTGGTTAAAAATTCCGAGCGCTACCTTGAAGAGGTTTTGACCGCGCTGGCCGATTTCGACGAAGTGCTGCTGCTCGACAACGGCTCGACCGACCGTACCTTCGACATCGCCAAAGAGTTTCCAAACGTCAGCTACTACAAACACGATTTCAACGGCTTCGGCCCGATGAAAAACCTGGCCGCCAAACTCGCGCAAAACGACTGGATTTTCAGCATCGACAGCGACGAAATCCCCGATGCCGGATTAATCGAAAGCATCCGCGAAGCCGTCGCCGCAAACCGCGAAAATGCCGTCTATATCCTCTCCCGCCTCAACCACTACAACGGCCGCCCGATCAAAGGCTGCGGCTGGTATCCCGACATTATCCCTCGCCTCTACCACCGCGGCTTTACCCGCTTCTCCGACCGTCAGGTTCACGAAGCGCTGGTGTTGCCGCCGGAAACCGACAAACGTGCGCTCGACGGCCGTCTGAAACATTATTCTTTTGAAAACGCCGAAGGGCTGATTCGGAAAATGCAGCAATACAGCTCGCTCTACGCCGACGAAAACCGCTACAAAAAAGGCGCTACGCCGTTTAAAGCACTATTGCACGGCGCTGTATCGTTTGTAAAAAACTACTTTCTCAAACGCGGTTTCGCCTACGGTTCGGACGGTCTCACGATTTCCGTGGCCAACGCGCAAGGATCGTACTACAAATACGTCAAACTTTACGAGCGCAACCGCCAAATCACGGTTTCGCTGATTATCACCACCTACAACCGTCCCGATGCGCTCGCCTTCGTGCTCCAATCCGCGCTCGAACAAACCCGCCTGCCTGACGAAATCATCGTCGCCGACGACGGCTCGCGCCGGGACACCGCCGAAGTCGTCAAATTATTTAGAGAACACACAGACATCCCCGTCAGACATACTTGGCGTCCAGACGACGGCTTCCGTGCCGCCGAAGCCCGCAACCGTGCGCTGGCGGTCGCAAAAAGCGACTACATTATTTTGATTGACGGCGACATGCTGCTGCACCGCGCTTTTGTCGCCGACCACCTCAAACACGCCCGCAAAGGACGTCTGATACAGGGCTCACGCGTTTTGCTGACCGAAGGAAAAACCGCAGCAATCCTCAAAGCCGACAGCCTGCCCAAACTCTCCGTTTTTTCAGACGGCATCGAAAAACGCAGCGCCGCCCTGCGCCTGCCGCCGCTGGCCGCTTTTACCGCCCGCAAGGGCAACCGGCGCCACCGCAGCATCAAAACCTGCAACATGGCCTTTTTCCGCAGCGATGCGCTTGCCGTCAACGGCTTCGACAACGGCTACGTCGGCTGGGGGCGAGAAGACAGCGACTTTGCCGCCCGCTGTTTCCACAACGGCATGAAACGCCACAACCTCAGATTTGCCGGCATCGCCTACCACCTCTACCACCCCGAAGCCGAACGCGCCGCCCTGCCGCAAAACGACGCACGCCTGCGCAAAACGCTGGAACAACGGAAAATCCGCTGTGAATTCGGTGTGGATATGTTTATCGCAAAAGACGAAGAGGCCGTCTGA
- a CDS encoding Smr/MutS family protein, whose product MTQDFQSTLKALGKQAKKEAEARQLEAEEAKKREAENVDFAKAVGSVVPLKNTNRYVAPRDTSPLKPRPKDTAALAAEDYFYVGSGNGDEPPASFSKNGQGKNDLQRLRNGHYPVVADVDLHGYTQEEAQQVLNEFIGFVKKRGVCAEIVHGSGLGSAGYKPVLKNMTRRWLMQHPDVLAYVEPRAGNDGAVRILLKRRRVEGG is encoded by the coding sequence ATGACCCAAGATTTCCAATCCACCCTCAAAGCGCTGGGCAAGCAGGCGAAAAAAGAAGCCGAAGCGCGGCAGCTTGAGGCCGAAGAAGCCAAAAAACGCGAGGCGGAAAATGTCGATTTCGCCAAAGCCGTCGGCAGCGTCGTGCCGCTGAAAAACACCAACCGCTACGTTGCGCCGCGCGACACTTCGCCGCTCAAACCGCGTCCGAAAGACACTGCCGCGCTGGCGGCGGAGGATTATTTCTACGTCGGCAGCGGCAACGGCGACGAGCCGCCCGCCAGCTTCAGCAAAAACGGGCAGGGCAAAAACGACCTCCAGCGCCTGCGAAACGGCCATTATCCCGTGGTCGCCGATGTGGATTTGCACGGCTACACGCAGGAAGAGGCGCAGCAGGTGTTGAACGAATTTATCGGGTTCGTCAAAAAACGCGGCGTGTGCGCCGAAATCGTCCACGGCAGCGGCTTGGGTTCGGCAGGTTACAAACCCGTTTTGAAAAACATGACCCGCCGCTGGCTGATGCAGCACCCCGACGTTTTGGCCTACGTCGAACCCCGCGCGGGCAACGACGGCGCGGTCAGGATTCTGCTCAAACGGCGGCGGGTTGAGGGCGGATGA
- a CDS encoding DUF4124 domain-containing protein: MKKTALLVLALISAASAQATVYECRDGAGRKVYSQNPGKNCKSLDLGKPSVYTAAPAPTKQTAAVEAPAAKPAPDNSAAKAELAAAQKALAEGKNIRYGNERNYAKYLERIRGLEAQVKAAQEKVNAAAAGKDAH, encoded by the coding sequence ATGAAAAAAACCGCATTACTCGTCCTTGCCCTAATCTCCGCCGCAAGCGCGCAAGCCACCGTTTACGAATGCCGCGACGGCGCAGGCCGCAAAGTTTATTCGCAAAACCCGGGCAAAAACTGCAAATCACTCGATTTGGGCAAACCCTCCGTTTACACCGCCGCGCCAGCGCCAACCAAACAAACCGCCGCCGTCGAAGCGCCCGCCGCCAAACCCGCGCCCGACAATTCCGCCGCCAAAGCCGAATTGGCCGCCGCCCAAAAAGCATTGGCAGAAGGCAAAAACATCCGTTACGGCAACGAGCGCAACTATGCCAAATATCTAGAGCGCATCCGCGGTTTGGAAGCGCAGGTCAAAGCCGCGCAGGAAAAGGTGAATGCCGCCGCAGCGGGCAAGGATGCGCACTAA